The Scophthalmus maximus strain ysfricsl-2021 chromosome 7, ASM2237912v1, whole genome shotgun sequence genome includes a window with the following:
- the srpk2 gene encoding SRSF protein kinase 2 isoform X1: MPADGRHLAPPVMAIQARKRRPKGKKDKTAQHRRPETQQKAPPVSAPPPPPPPPPPPEPTGPPEPEEEILGSDDEEQEDPADYCKGGYHPVKIGDLFNGRYHVIRKLGWGHFSTVWLCWDIQVKNFVAMKVVKSAQHYTETALDEIKLLRCVRESDPGDPNKDMVVQLIDDFKISGVNGIHVCMVFEVLGHHLLKWIIKSNYQGLPLPCVKSIIRQVLQGLDYLHTKCKIIHTDIKPENILMCVDDAFVRRMAMEATEWQKAGAPPPSGSAVSTAPQLKPVSTTDVGKISKNKKKKLKKKQKRQAELLERRMLEIEALEREAEKKEERAKEGGEKGALEHNPSPPPIGPSMALGESDEDDDDEEDGEDEEEEAGERERPIRLTNHTCAAPPQEQAEVPRIAEDDPDEEEEVEEEDEEPTPVAEKDAPIPPASEEGSGDPAQAEVEQEEREGEDGEEEKERLKGTENENEEDEAEEKVEEEEEEEEEEEEEEEEEDEEKEEEVKETEREENETNEEPKNESKTEEETVLEEEESKEQDGEDEDEEEEEEEEEDDEDDEDDDTTADLLTDNTPPIKPHNNKTNSAKTNGHVLLGSEVLKPNPGSPPPPSPTPGPLLCPLVESELSYTDRDNSLSSGYELYNGEVGEPALTNGSSGRHRSTVPLFPDLPLDPVPGNPGAAEIGAGPSPNSPTADRSRTVSSSSTGDTPKARARAADLLINPLDPRNSETIRVKIADLGNACWVHKHFTEDIQTRQYRSIEVLIGAGYSTPADIWSTACMAFELATGDYLFEPHSGEDYSRDEDHIALIMELLGKVPRKVVAAGKYNREFFSKKGELRHITKLKPWSLFDVLVEKYGWLHEDAGHFTHFLLPMLEMVPEKRASAGECLNHPWLNS; encoded by the exons GCCTGAGACCCAGCAGAAAGCCCCTCCAGTGAgcgcccctcctcccccgccgccccctccgcctccccctgAGCCGACAGGGCCTCCAGAGCCGGAGGAGGAGATCCTGGGCTCCGacgatgaggagcaggaggacccCGCAGACTACTGCAAAG gaggGTACCATCCGGTGAAGATCGGGGATTTGTTCAATGGAAGATACCATGTGATCAGGAAGTTGGGGTGGGGCCACTTCTCCACCGTATGGCTGTGCTGGGACATACA AGTGAAGAACTTTGTGGCGATGAAGGTGGTGAAGAGCGCCCAGCATTACACAGAGACGGCCCTGGACGAGATCAAACTGCTGCGATGT gtgagagagagcgaCCCCGGCGACCCCAACAAGGACATGGTGGTCCAGCTGATAGATGACTTCAAGATCTCCGGAGTCAATGGCATAC ATGTGTGTATGGTGTTCGAGGTGCTGGGTCACCACCTGCTGAAGTGGATTATTAAATCCAACTATCAAGGTCTGCCGCTGCCGTGTGTCAAGAGCATTATCAGACAA GTCCTGCAGGGTCTGGACTACCTCCACACCAAGTGTAAAATCATCCACACGGACATTAAGCCAGAGAACATCCTGATGTGTGTAGACGACGCGTTTGTGCGGCGCATGGCCATGGAGGCAACCGAGTGGCAGAAGGCCGGAGCCCCGCCGCCGTCCGGATCAGCAG tTAGCACAGCCCCCCAGCTCAAACCGGTGAGTACAACAGAT gtgGGGAAGATTtccaagaacaagaagaagaagctgaagaagaaacagaagcgGCAGGCCGAGCTGCTGGAGAGGCGAATGCTGGAGATCGAAGCCCtggagagggaggcggagaagaaggaagagagagccaaagaagggggagagaaaggggcACTTGAACACAACCCGTCGCCGCCGCCCATCGGCCCCAGCATGGCCCTGGGAGAGAGCGACGAGGAcgacgatgatgaggaggacggggaagacgaggaggaggaggcaggagagagggagaggcccATCAGGTTGACGAATCACACAT GCGCAGCACCTCCCCAGGAGCAGGCCGAGGTACCCCGCATCGCCGAAGACGACcccgatgaggaggaggaggtggaagaagaagatgaggagccCACGCCTGTCGCGGAAAAAGACGCCCCCATTCCCCCTGCCTCAGAGGAAGGCAGTGGAGATCCAGCACAAGCCGAGGTAGAGCAAGAAGAGCGGGAAGGggaagacggggaggaggagaaggagagattgAAAGGGACAGAGAATGagaatgaggaagatgaggcggaggagaaggtcgaggaggaggaggaggaggaggaagaagaggaggaggaggaggaggaggaggatgaggagaaggaggaggaggtgaaagagactgaaagagaggagaaTGAGACAAATGAGGAGCCAAAGAATGAAAgcaaaacagaggaagagacagtgttggaagaggaggaatcgAAGGAGCAGGacggggaggatgaggatgaggaagaggaggaagaggaggaggaggacgatgaggacgacgaggatGATGACACGACCGCCGACCTCCTCACGGACAACACCCCGCCCATCAAGCCCCACAACAATAAAACCAACTCGGCCAAAACCAACGGCCACGTTTTGCTGGGCTCCGAGGTATTGAAACCGAACCCTGGTTCCCCGCCACCCCCCTCACCCACCCCTGGgcctctcctctgccccctggtggagtCCGAGCTCAGCTACACGGACAGGGACAACTCGCTCAGCTCCGGTTATGAGCTGTACAACGGCGAGGTGGGCGAACCGGCGCTGACCAATGGCTCCAGCGGGCGCCATCGGAGCACGGTTCCACTCTTTCCGGACTTGCCCCTGGATCCTGTGCCCGGAAACCCCGGGGCGGCAGAAATCGGAGCAGGGCCTTCACCCAATAGTCCCACGGCTGACCGCAGTCGCACTGTGTCGTCCTCGAGCACGGGAGACACACCCAAAG CCAGGGCCAGAGCTGCAGACCTCCTCATCAACCCACTGGACCCTCGCAACTCTGAGACTATTCGAGTCAAAATCGCTGATCTGGGAAACGCCTGCTGGGTG CATAAGCACTTTACAGAGGACATCCAGACGAGACAATACCGTTCTATTGAAGTCCTGATAGGAGCCGGCTACAGCACTCCCGCAGATATCTGGAGCACTGCCTGCATG GCTTTCGAGCTGGCCACCGGAGATTACCTGTTTGAGCCCCACTCTGGAGAGGACTACTCCCGTGATGAGG ACCACATCGCTCTGATCATGGAGCTCCTTGGGAAGGTCCCACGCAAAGTGGTCGCTGCCGGGAAGTACAACCGCGAGTTTTTCTCCAAGAAAG GTGAGCTGCGGCACATCACCAAGCTCAAGCCCTGGTCCCTGTTCGACGTGCTGGTGGAGAAATACGGCTGGTTGCACGAAGACGCCGGCCACTTCACCCACTTCCTCCTGCCCATGCTGGAGATGGTGCCCGAGAAGAGGGCCTCGGCCGGCGAATGCCTCAACCACCCCTGGCTCAACTCGTAG
- the srpk2 gene encoding SRSF protein kinase 2 isoform X6 codes for MSVNSEKSSSPERPETQQKAPPVSAPPPPPPPPPPPEPTGPPEPEEEILGSDDEEQEDPADYCKGGYHPVKIGDLFNGRYHVIRKLGWGHFSTVWLCWDIQVKNFVAMKVVKSAQHYTETALDEIKLLRCVRESDPGDPNKDMVVQLIDDFKISGVNGIHVCMVFEVLGHHLLKWIIKSNYQGLPLPCVKSIIRQVLQGLDYLHTKCKIIHTDIKPENILMCVDDAFVRRMAMEATEWQKAGAPPPSGSAVSTAPQLKPVSTTDVGKISKNKKKKLKKKQKRQAELLERRMLEIEALEREAEKKEERAKEGGEKGALEHNPSPPPIGPSMALGESDEDDDDEEDGEDEEEEAGERERPIRLTNHTCAAPPQEQAEVPRIAEDDPDEEEEVEEEDEEPTPVAEKDAPIPPASEEGSGDPAQAEVEQEEREGEDGEEEKERLKGTENENEEDEAEEKVEEEEEEEEEEEEEEEEEDEEKEEEVKETEREENETNEEPKNESKTEEETVLEEEESKEQDGEDEDEEEEEEEEEDDEDDEDDDTTADLLTDNTPPIKPHNNKTNSAKTNGHVLLGSEVLKPNPGSPPPPSPTPGPLLCPLVESELSYTDRDNSLSSGYELYNGEVGEPALTNGSSGRHRSTVPLFPDLPLDPVPGNPGAAEIGAGPSPNSPTADRSRTVSSSSTGDTPKARARAADLLINPLDPRNSETIRVKIADLGNACWVHKHFTEDIQTRQYRSIEVLIGAGYSTPADIWSTACMAFELATGDYLFEPHSGEDYSRDEDHIALIMELLGKVPRKVVAAGKYNREFFSKKGELRHITKLKPWSLFDVLVEKYGWLHEDAGHFTHFLLPMLEMVPEKRASAGECLNHPWLNS; via the exons GCCTGAGACCCAGCAGAAAGCCCCTCCAGTGAgcgcccctcctcccccgccgccccctccgcctccccctgAGCCGACAGGGCCTCCAGAGCCGGAGGAGGAGATCCTGGGCTCCGacgatgaggagcaggaggacccCGCAGACTACTGCAAAG gaggGTACCATCCGGTGAAGATCGGGGATTTGTTCAATGGAAGATACCATGTGATCAGGAAGTTGGGGTGGGGCCACTTCTCCACCGTATGGCTGTGCTGGGACATACA AGTGAAGAACTTTGTGGCGATGAAGGTGGTGAAGAGCGCCCAGCATTACACAGAGACGGCCCTGGACGAGATCAAACTGCTGCGATGT gtgagagagagcgaCCCCGGCGACCCCAACAAGGACATGGTGGTCCAGCTGATAGATGACTTCAAGATCTCCGGAGTCAATGGCATAC ATGTGTGTATGGTGTTCGAGGTGCTGGGTCACCACCTGCTGAAGTGGATTATTAAATCCAACTATCAAGGTCTGCCGCTGCCGTGTGTCAAGAGCATTATCAGACAA GTCCTGCAGGGTCTGGACTACCTCCACACCAAGTGTAAAATCATCCACACGGACATTAAGCCAGAGAACATCCTGATGTGTGTAGACGACGCGTTTGTGCGGCGCATGGCCATGGAGGCAACCGAGTGGCAGAAGGCCGGAGCCCCGCCGCCGTCCGGATCAGCAG tTAGCACAGCCCCCCAGCTCAAACCGGTGAGTACAACAGAT gtgGGGAAGATTtccaagaacaagaagaagaagctgaagaagaaacagaagcgGCAGGCCGAGCTGCTGGAGAGGCGAATGCTGGAGATCGAAGCCCtggagagggaggcggagaagaaggaagagagagccaaagaagggggagagaaaggggcACTTGAACACAACCCGTCGCCGCCGCCCATCGGCCCCAGCATGGCCCTGGGAGAGAGCGACGAGGAcgacgatgatgaggaggacggggaagacgaggaggaggaggcaggagagagggagaggcccATCAGGTTGACGAATCACACAT GCGCAGCACCTCCCCAGGAGCAGGCCGAGGTACCCCGCATCGCCGAAGACGACcccgatgaggaggaggaggtggaagaagaagatgaggagccCACGCCTGTCGCGGAAAAAGACGCCCCCATTCCCCCTGCCTCAGAGGAAGGCAGTGGAGATCCAGCACAAGCCGAGGTAGAGCAAGAAGAGCGGGAAGGggaagacggggaggaggagaaggagagattgAAAGGGACAGAGAATGagaatgaggaagatgaggcggaggagaaggtcgaggaggaggaggaggaggaggaagaagaggaggaggaggaggaggaggaggatgaggagaaggaggaggaggtgaaagagactgaaagagaggagaaTGAGACAAATGAGGAGCCAAAGAATGAAAgcaaaacagaggaagagacagtgttggaagaggaggaatcgAAGGAGCAGGacggggaggatgaggatgaggaagaggaggaagaggaggaggaggacgatgaggacgacgaggatGATGACACGACCGCCGACCTCCTCACGGACAACACCCCGCCCATCAAGCCCCACAACAATAAAACCAACTCGGCCAAAACCAACGGCCACGTTTTGCTGGGCTCCGAGGTATTGAAACCGAACCCTGGTTCCCCGCCACCCCCCTCACCCACCCCTGGgcctctcctctgccccctggtggagtCCGAGCTCAGCTACACGGACAGGGACAACTCGCTCAGCTCCGGTTATGAGCTGTACAACGGCGAGGTGGGCGAACCGGCGCTGACCAATGGCTCCAGCGGGCGCCATCGGAGCACGGTTCCACTCTTTCCGGACTTGCCCCTGGATCCTGTGCCCGGAAACCCCGGGGCGGCAGAAATCGGAGCAGGGCCTTCACCCAATAGTCCCACGGCTGACCGCAGTCGCACTGTGTCGTCCTCGAGCACGGGAGACACACCCAAAG CCAGGGCCAGAGCTGCAGACCTCCTCATCAACCCACTGGACCCTCGCAACTCTGAGACTATTCGAGTCAAAATCGCTGATCTGGGAAACGCCTGCTGGGTG CATAAGCACTTTACAGAGGACATCCAGACGAGACAATACCGTTCTATTGAAGTCCTGATAGGAGCCGGCTACAGCACTCCCGCAGATATCTGGAGCACTGCCTGCATG GCTTTCGAGCTGGCCACCGGAGATTACCTGTTTGAGCCCCACTCTGGAGAGGACTACTCCCGTGATGAGG ACCACATCGCTCTGATCATGGAGCTCCTTGGGAAGGTCCCACGCAAAGTGGTCGCTGCCGGGAAGTACAACCGCGAGTTTTTCTCCAAGAAAG GTGAGCTGCGGCACATCACCAAGCTCAAGCCCTGGTCCCTGTTCGACGTGCTGGTGGAGAAATACGGCTGGTTGCACGAAGACGCCGGCCACTTCACCCACTTCCTCCTGCCCATGCTGGAGATGGTGCCCGAGAAGAGGGCCTCGGCCGGCGAATGCCTCAACCACCCCTGGCTCAACTCGTAG
- the srpk2 gene encoding SRSF protein kinase 2 isoform X7, with protein sequence MPADGRHLAPPVMAIQARKRRPKGKKDKTAQHRRPETQQKAPPVSAPPPPPPPPPPPEPTGPPEPEEEILGSDDEEQEDPADYCKGGYHPVKIGDLFNGRYHVIRKLGWGHFSTVWLCWDIQVKNFVAMKVVKSAQHYTETALDEIKLLRCVRESDPGDPNKDMVVQLIDDFKISGVNGIHVCMVFEVLGHHLLKWIIKSNYQGLPLPCVKSIIRQVLQGLDYLHTKCKIIHTDIKPENILMCVDDAFVRRMAMEATEWQKAGAPPPSGSAVSTAPQLKPVSTTDVGKISKNKKKKLKKKQKRQAELLERRMLEIEALEREAEKKEERAKEGGEKGALEHNPSPPPIGPSMALGESDEDDDDEEDGEDEEEEAGERERPIRLTNHTCAAPPQEQAEVPRIAEDDPDEEEEVEEEDEEPTPVAEKDAPIPPASEEGSGDPAQAEVEQEEREGEDGEEEKERLKGTENENEEDEAEEKVEEEEEEEEEEEEEEEEEDEEKEEEVKETEREENETNEEPKNESKTEEETVLEEEESKEQDGEDEDEEEEEEEEEDDEDDEDDDTTADLLTDNTPPIKPHNNKTNSAKTNGHVLLGSEVLKPNPGSPPPPSPTPGPLLCPLVESELSYTDRDNSLSSGYELYNGEVGEPALTNGSSGRHRSTVPLFPDLPLDPVPGNPGAAEIGAGPSPNSPTADRSRTVSSSSTGDTPKARARAADLLINPLDPRNSETIRVKIADLGNACWVHKHFTEDIQTRQYRSIEVLIGAGYSTPADIWSTACMAFELATGDYLFEPHSGEDYSRDEGELRHITKLKPWSLFDVLVEKYGWLHEDAGHFTHFLLPMLEMVPEKRASAGECLNHPWLNS encoded by the exons GCCTGAGACCCAGCAGAAAGCCCCTCCAGTGAgcgcccctcctcccccgccgccccctccgcctccccctgAGCCGACAGGGCCTCCAGAGCCGGAGGAGGAGATCCTGGGCTCCGacgatgaggagcaggaggacccCGCAGACTACTGCAAAG gaggGTACCATCCGGTGAAGATCGGGGATTTGTTCAATGGAAGATACCATGTGATCAGGAAGTTGGGGTGGGGCCACTTCTCCACCGTATGGCTGTGCTGGGACATACA AGTGAAGAACTTTGTGGCGATGAAGGTGGTGAAGAGCGCCCAGCATTACACAGAGACGGCCCTGGACGAGATCAAACTGCTGCGATGT gtgagagagagcgaCCCCGGCGACCCCAACAAGGACATGGTGGTCCAGCTGATAGATGACTTCAAGATCTCCGGAGTCAATGGCATAC ATGTGTGTATGGTGTTCGAGGTGCTGGGTCACCACCTGCTGAAGTGGATTATTAAATCCAACTATCAAGGTCTGCCGCTGCCGTGTGTCAAGAGCATTATCAGACAA GTCCTGCAGGGTCTGGACTACCTCCACACCAAGTGTAAAATCATCCACACGGACATTAAGCCAGAGAACATCCTGATGTGTGTAGACGACGCGTTTGTGCGGCGCATGGCCATGGAGGCAACCGAGTGGCAGAAGGCCGGAGCCCCGCCGCCGTCCGGATCAGCAG tTAGCACAGCCCCCCAGCTCAAACCGGTGAGTACAACAGAT gtgGGGAAGATTtccaagaacaagaagaagaagctgaagaagaaacagaagcgGCAGGCCGAGCTGCTGGAGAGGCGAATGCTGGAGATCGAAGCCCtggagagggaggcggagaagaaggaagagagagccaaagaagggggagagaaaggggcACTTGAACACAACCCGTCGCCGCCGCCCATCGGCCCCAGCATGGCCCTGGGAGAGAGCGACGAGGAcgacgatgatgaggaggacggggaagacgaggaggaggaggcaggagagagggagaggcccATCAGGTTGACGAATCACACAT GCGCAGCACCTCCCCAGGAGCAGGCCGAGGTACCCCGCATCGCCGAAGACGACcccgatgaggaggaggaggtggaagaagaagatgaggagccCACGCCTGTCGCGGAAAAAGACGCCCCCATTCCCCCTGCCTCAGAGGAAGGCAGTGGAGATCCAGCACAAGCCGAGGTAGAGCAAGAAGAGCGGGAAGGggaagacggggaggaggagaaggagagattgAAAGGGACAGAGAATGagaatgaggaagatgaggcggaggagaaggtcgaggaggaggaggaggaggaggaagaagaggaggaggaggaggaggaggaggatgaggagaaggaggaggaggtgaaagagactgaaagagaggagaaTGAGACAAATGAGGAGCCAAAGAATGAAAgcaaaacagaggaagagacagtgttggaagaggaggaatcgAAGGAGCAGGacggggaggatgaggatgaggaagaggaggaagaggaggaggaggacgatgaggacgacgaggatGATGACACGACCGCCGACCTCCTCACGGACAACACCCCGCCCATCAAGCCCCACAACAATAAAACCAACTCGGCCAAAACCAACGGCCACGTTTTGCTGGGCTCCGAGGTATTGAAACCGAACCCTGGTTCCCCGCCACCCCCCTCACCCACCCCTGGgcctctcctctgccccctggtggagtCCGAGCTCAGCTACACGGACAGGGACAACTCGCTCAGCTCCGGTTATGAGCTGTACAACGGCGAGGTGGGCGAACCGGCGCTGACCAATGGCTCCAGCGGGCGCCATCGGAGCACGGTTCCACTCTTTCCGGACTTGCCCCTGGATCCTGTGCCCGGAAACCCCGGGGCGGCAGAAATCGGAGCAGGGCCTTCACCCAATAGTCCCACGGCTGACCGCAGTCGCACTGTGTCGTCCTCGAGCACGGGAGACACACCCAAAG CCAGGGCCAGAGCTGCAGACCTCCTCATCAACCCACTGGACCCTCGCAACTCTGAGACTATTCGAGTCAAAATCGCTGATCTGGGAAACGCCTGCTGGGTG CATAAGCACTTTACAGAGGACATCCAGACGAGACAATACCGTTCTATTGAAGTCCTGATAGGAGCCGGCTACAGCACTCCCGCAGATATCTGGAGCACTGCCTGCATG GCTTTCGAGCTGGCCACCGGAGATTACCTGTTTGAGCCCCACTCTGGAGAGGACTACTCCCGTGATGAGG GTGAGCTGCGGCACATCACCAAGCTCAAGCCCTGGTCCCTGTTCGACGTGCTGGTGGAGAAATACGGCTGGTTGCACGAAGACGCCGGCCACTTCACCCACTTCCTCCTGCCCATGCTGGAGATGGTGCCCGAGAAGAGGGCCTCGGCCGGCGAATGCCTCAACCACCCCTGGCTCAACTCGTAG
- the srpk2 gene encoding SRSF protein kinase 2 isoform X3: protein MPADGRHLAPPVMAIQARKRRPKGKKDKTAQHRRPETQQKAPPVSAPPPPPPPPPPPEPTGPPEPEEEILGSDDEEQEDPADYCKGGYHPVKIGDLFNGRYHVIRKLGWGHFSTVWLCWDIQVKNFVAMKVVKSAQHYTETALDEIKLLRCVRESDPGDPNKDMVVQLIDDFKISGVNGIHVCMVFEVLGHHLLKWIIKSNYQGLPLPCVKSIIRQVLQGLDYLHTKCKIIHTDIKPENILMCVDDAFVRRMAMEATEWQKAGAPPPSGSAVSTAPQLKPVGKISKNKKKKLKKKQKRQAELLERRMLEIEALEREAEKKEERAKEGGEKGALEHNPSPPPIGPSMALGESDEDDDDEEDGEDEEEEAGERERPIRLTNHTCAAPPQEQAEVPRIAEDDPDEEEEVEEEDEEPTPVAEKDAPIPPASEEGSGDPAQAEVEQEEREGEDGEEEKERLKGTENENEEDEAEEKVEEEEEEEEEEEEEEEEEDEEKEEEVKETEREENETNEEPKNESKTEEETVLEEEESKEQDGEDEDEEEEEEEEEDDEDDEDDDTTADLLTDNTPPIKPHNNKTNSAKTNGHVLLGSEVLKPNPGSPPPPSPTPGPLLCPLVESELSYTDRDNSLSSGYELYNGEVGEPALTNGSSGRHRSTVPLFPDLPLDPVPGNPGAAEIGAGPSPNSPTADRSRTVSSSSTGDTPKARARAADLLINPLDPRNSETIRVKIADLGNACWVHKHFTEDIQTRQYRSIEVLIGAGYSTPADIWSTACMAFELATGDYLFEPHSGEDYSRDEDHIALIMELLGKVPRKVVAAGKYNREFFSKKGELRHITKLKPWSLFDVLVEKYGWLHEDAGHFTHFLLPMLEMVPEKRASAGECLNHPWLNS from the exons GCCTGAGACCCAGCAGAAAGCCCCTCCAGTGAgcgcccctcctcccccgccgccccctccgcctccccctgAGCCGACAGGGCCTCCAGAGCCGGAGGAGGAGATCCTGGGCTCCGacgatgaggagcaggaggacccCGCAGACTACTGCAAAG gaggGTACCATCCGGTGAAGATCGGGGATTTGTTCAATGGAAGATACCATGTGATCAGGAAGTTGGGGTGGGGCCACTTCTCCACCGTATGGCTGTGCTGGGACATACA AGTGAAGAACTTTGTGGCGATGAAGGTGGTGAAGAGCGCCCAGCATTACACAGAGACGGCCCTGGACGAGATCAAACTGCTGCGATGT gtgagagagagcgaCCCCGGCGACCCCAACAAGGACATGGTGGTCCAGCTGATAGATGACTTCAAGATCTCCGGAGTCAATGGCATAC ATGTGTGTATGGTGTTCGAGGTGCTGGGTCACCACCTGCTGAAGTGGATTATTAAATCCAACTATCAAGGTCTGCCGCTGCCGTGTGTCAAGAGCATTATCAGACAA GTCCTGCAGGGTCTGGACTACCTCCACACCAAGTGTAAAATCATCCACACGGACATTAAGCCAGAGAACATCCTGATGTGTGTAGACGACGCGTTTGTGCGGCGCATGGCCATGGAGGCAACCGAGTGGCAGAAGGCCGGAGCCCCGCCGCCGTCCGGATCAGCAG tTAGCACAGCCCCCCAGCTCAAACCG gtgGGGAAGATTtccaagaacaagaagaagaagctgaagaagaaacagaagcgGCAGGCCGAGCTGCTGGAGAGGCGAATGCTGGAGATCGAAGCCCtggagagggaggcggagaagaaggaagagagagccaaagaagggggagagaaaggggcACTTGAACACAACCCGTCGCCGCCGCCCATCGGCCCCAGCATGGCCCTGGGAGAGAGCGACGAGGAcgacgatgatgaggaggacggggaagacgaggaggaggaggcaggagagagggagaggcccATCAGGTTGACGAATCACACAT GCGCAGCACCTCCCCAGGAGCAGGCCGAGGTACCCCGCATCGCCGAAGACGACcccgatgaggaggaggaggtggaagaagaagatgaggagccCACGCCTGTCGCGGAAAAAGACGCCCCCATTCCCCCTGCCTCAGAGGAAGGCAGTGGAGATCCAGCACAAGCCGAGGTAGAGCAAGAAGAGCGGGAAGGggaagacggggaggaggagaaggagagattgAAAGGGACAGAGAATGagaatgaggaagatgaggcggaggagaaggtcgaggaggaggaggaggaggaggaagaagaggaggaggaggaggaggaggaggatgaggagaaggaggaggaggtgaaagagactgaaagagaggagaaTGAGACAAATGAGGAGCCAAAGAATGAAAgcaaaacagaggaagagacagtgttggaagaggaggaatcgAAGGAGCAGGacggggaggatgaggatgaggaagaggaggaagaggaggaggaggacgatgaggacgacgaggatGATGACACGACCGCCGACCTCCTCACGGACAACACCCCGCCCATCAAGCCCCACAACAATAAAACCAACTCGGCCAAAACCAACGGCCACGTTTTGCTGGGCTCCGAGGTATTGAAACCGAACCCTGGTTCCCCGCCACCCCCCTCACCCACCCCTGGgcctctcctctgccccctggtggagtCCGAGCTCAGCTACACGGACAGGGACAACTCGCTCAGCTCCGGTTATGAGCTGTACAACGGCGAGGTGGGCGAACCGGCGCTGACCAATGGCTCCAGCGGGCGCCATCGGAGCACGGTTCCACTCTTTCCGGACTTGCCCCTGGATCCTGTGCCCGGAAACCCCGGGGCGGCAGAAATCGGAGCAGGGCCTTCACCCAATAGTCCCACGGCTGACCGCAGTCGCACTGTGTCGTCCTCGAGCACGGGAGACACACCCAAAG CCAGGGCCAGAGCTGCAGACCTCCTCATCAACCCACTGGACCCTCGCAACTCTGAGACTATTCGAGTCAAAATCGCTGATCTGGGAAACGCCTGCTGGGTG CATAAGCACTTTACAGAGGACATCCAGACGAGACAATACCGTTCTATTGAAGTCCTGATAGGAGCCGGCTACAGCACTCCCGCAGATATCTGGAGCACTGCCTGCATG GCTTTCGAGCTGGCCACCGGAGATTACCTGTTTGAGCCCCACTCTGGAGAGGACTACTCCCGTGATGAGG ACCACATCGCTCTGATCATGGAGCTCCTTGGGAAGGTCCCACGCAAAGTGGTCGCTGCCGGGAAGTACAACCGCGAGTTTTTCTCCAAGAAAG GTGAGCTGCGGCACATCACCAAGCTCAAGCCCTGGTCCCTGTTCGACGTGCTGGTGGAGAAATACGGCTGGTTGCACGAAGACGCCGGCCACTTCACCCACTTCCTCCTGCCCATGCTGGAGATGGTGCCCGAGAAGAGGGCCTCGGCCGGCGAATGCCTCAACCACCCCTGGCTCAACTCGTAG